One genomic window of Solanum dulcamara chromosome 10, daSolDulc1.2, whole genome shotgun sequence includes the following:
- the LOC129870030 gene encoding casein kinase 1-like protein 3 produces MDRIVGGKFKLGRKIGSGSFGEIFLATHIDSFEIVAVKIENNKTKHPQLLYEAKLYNILQGGSGVPHIKWSGVDGDDNVLVMDLLGPSLEDLFVYCDRKLSLKTVLMLADQMITRIEYVHSKGFLHRDIKPDNFLMGLGRKANQVYIIDFGLAKRYRDATTNRHIPYRENKNLTGTARYASCNTHLGIEQSRRDDLESLGYVLLYFLRGSLPWQGLKAATKKQKYDKICQKKLSTPIEVLCKSHPVEFASYFHYCHSLTFDQRPDYGFLKRLFRELFTRQGYEFDYIFDWTILKYQQAQTSKPQHRQVVGESSRAIPMDVEKRQGNNGPYVSEVTDRIRPNNPSSPGIRMQFKSPTSRNLTSANLDRNVLSSAHMPSTSLAPVLPRANATKPLLPTETTHDGDNGGSSWISSLRRISSAK; encoded by the exons ATGGATAGGATCGTCGGAGGTAAATTCAAGCTCGGCCGAAAAATCGGTAGTGGATCGTTTGGTGAAATTTTCCTCG CTACGCATATTGATTCGTTTGAGATCGTCGCTGTCAAAATT GAGAACAATAAGACTAAACATCCTCAACTTCTCTACGAGGCCAAGTTATACAATATTCTCCAGGGAGGAA GTGGTGTACCACATATAAAATGGTCTGGTGTGGATGGTGATGACAATGTTCTGGTCATGGATTTATTGGGTCCTAGCTTGGAAGATCTCTTTGTCTATTGTGACCGGAAGCTTTCATTGAAGACTGTTTTAATGTTGGCTGACCAGATG ATTACCAGAATTGAATATGTACATTCTAAAGGCTTCCTACACAGGGATATTAAGCCTGACAACTTTCTGATGGGTCTTGGTCGGAAAGCTAATCAG gtttatattattgattttggtctTGCTAAAAGATACCGTGATGCGACTACTAATCGCCATATTCCTTACAG AGAGAACAAAAATTTAACTGGAACAGCACGCTATGCCAGTTGTAATACTCATCTTGGAATTG AGCAAAGCCGGCGGGATGATTTAGAATCTCTTGGATATGTTCTCCTTTATTTCTTGAGAGGCAG CCTCCCATGGCAGGGTTTAAAAGCTGCCACAAAGAAGCAAAAGTATGACAAAATATGTCAAAAGAAGTTATCAACTCCTATTGAG GTTTTATGCAAGTCTCACCCCGTTGAGTTTGCTTCGTACTTCCATTACTGTCATTCGTTGACATTTGATCAGCGGCCTGATTATGGATTCTTAAAACGCCTCTTTCGTGAACTTTTTACCCGTCAAG GATATGAATTTGATTACATATTTGATTGGACCATCCTAAAGTACCAACAGGCACAAACAAGTAAACCACAGCATCGG CAAGTTGTCGGTGAAAGTAGCCGAGCAATTCCAATGGATGTTGAAAAGCGTCAAG GCAACAATGGACCTTATGTTTCTGAGGTGACTGATCGCATAAGACCGAATAATCCTTCCAGTCCTGGAATTCGTATGCAATTTAAGTCGCCAACAAGCAGGAATTTAACTTCTGCCAATCTTGACAGAAAT GTACTAAGTAGTGCTCATATGCCATCTACTTCATTGGCTCCTGTTTTACCAAGAGCAAATGCCACAAAACCTTTGTTACCCACTGAAACAACTCATGATGGTGATAATGGAGGCAGCAGCTGGATTTCCTCCTTGCGACGTATTTCTTCTGCAAAGTGA
- the LOC129870884 gene encoding probable xyloglucan endotransglucosylase/hydrolase protein 26, with protein sequence MFRMGSSLVLSLANLLIISTIVLFGSLVMVNGIFSDNMYINWGSHHSWMQGNDLQLVLDQSSGSGVQSKGTFLFGSIEMQIKLVPGNSAGTVTAYYLSSIGDKHDEIDFEFLGNVSWQPYIIHTNIFTQGGGGREQQFYPWFDPTTDYHNYTIHWNPNAIVWYVDDVPIRVYRNYQSQGIPYPNAQAMGVYSSLWNADSWATRGGLVKIDWTNAPFIAKYRNFVPQVCVWNGTISISQCAARTPDNWYTSPEYNQLSFAKKGQMDWVRNNFMIYDYCKDTNRFNGQFPGECFKPQF encoded by the exons ATGTTCAGAATGGGTAGCTCTCTAGTTCTTTCATTGGCTAATTTGTTGATTATTTCAACAATTGTGTTATTTGGTTCTTTAGTTATGGTGAATGGTATTTTCTCAGATAACATGTACATCAACTGGGGTAGTCATCATTCTTGGATGCAAGgaaatgatcttcaacttgTCCTTGATCAATCCTCTG GTTCAGGTGTACAATCAAAAGGAACATTTTTATTTGGAAGTATAGAAATGCAAATCAAATTGGTACCTGGAAACTCTGCTGGAACAGTCACTGCATACTAT TTATCCTCAATTGGTGACAAGCATGATGAAATCGattttgagtttcttgggaATGTATCGTGGCAACCTTATATTATACACACAAATATTTTTACTCAAGGTGGAGGAGGCAGGGAACAACAATTTTATCCATGGTTTGATCCAACTACAGATTACCACAACTATACCATTCATTGGAACCCTAATGCAATCGT ATGGTACGTTGACGATGTACCAATCAGAGTATACAGGAACTATCAGAGCCAGGGCATTCCCTATCCTAACGCGCAAGCAATGGGGGTTTACTCTAGCCTTTGGAATGCTGATAGTTGGGCAACTAGAGGTGGCCTTGTCAAGATTGACTGGACCAATGCTCCATTTATAGCCAAGTACCGAAATTTCGTCCCACAAGTGTGTGTCTGGAATGGGACCATCAGCATTAGTCAATGTGCAGCTCGAACTCCAGATAACTGGTATACCTCTCCTGAGTATAATCAATTGAGCTTCGCGAAAAAAGGTCAAATGGATTGGGTCAGGaacaatttcatgatttatgattattgcAAAGATACGAATCGATTCAATGGACAATTTCCAGGAGAATGTTTTAAGCCTCAATTCTAA